A genomic stretch from Aedes albopictus strain Foshan chromosome 2, AalbF5, whole genome shotgun sequence includes:
- the LOC109423740 gene encoding protein SGT1 homolog: MASTVKYDWYQTDTTVTITVLLKNAAEKNYSVVLEQSKILLTADGIEPIAISLWDAINAEQSSHKASPSKVEIKLAKLIGHRWEALEKREAVLAAPEPTVKKNQHDWDKISKEIEKQEEEDKPEGEAAVQQLFRKIYADANEDTKKAMMKSFYESGGTVLSTNWSEVGAQKVDVKPPDGCEFKKWN, translated from the exons ATGGCCAGTACGGTCAAGTACGACTGGTACCAAACGGATACGACGGTAACGATTACGGTTTTGCTGAAGAATGCAGCGGAAAAGAACTACTCCGTCGTCCTCGAACAAAGCAAGATCCTTCTGACGGCCGACGGAATCGAGCCAATCGCGATCAGCCTCTGGGATGCCATCAATGCCGAGCAGAGTTCGCACAAAGCTTCCCCCAGCAAGGTGGAAATCAAGCTGGCCAAACTGATCGGTCACCGCTGGGAAGCGCTGGAAAAACGGGAAGCAGTTCTGGCGGCCCCGGAGCCGACTGTGAAAAAGAACCAGCACGATTGGGACAAGATTTCCAAGGAAATCGAAAAGCAGGAAGAGGAAGATAAGCCCGAG GGCGAGGCAGCTGTGCAGCAGCTCTTCCGGAAGATTTACGCCGATGCCAACGAGGACACCAAGAAAGCTATGATGAAGTCATTCTACGAATCCGGTGGGACCGTGCTGAGCACAAACTGGTCGGAAGTCGGAGCCCAGAAGGTCGACGTTAAGCCCCCGGATGGTTGCGAGTTCAAGAAATGGAATTAA